In Saccharicrinis fermentans DSM 9555 = JCM 21142, a genomic segment contains:
- a CDS encoding RagB/SusD family nutrient uptake outer membrane protein, translating to MRRNIVIALCCTMVFASCDLLDITPKHVVSTEKAFDDVESYRMALNNVYLTLTSSVMNMQTTDYASDDFKNVISGYAASNYYVYNWDYQSQPQPYIWSYQYQLIARENVLIDNYGIVPAENEANQDEIDQIYAQALGLRAWSLFNIVQIYAPHYDGSNGGEEGIPLKVHLELEYLPKSDLEEVYNQIFGDLEKAETLLTESAYSPSSSDKSYEFGLDAVRALRARVALFMGDMETALEASSHFIDTELLDKEDYWMLWEDQFGSANKEILFMTHDLSDTDDAELIDYHEIYENNGVLLSDELVNSFGEDDIRKESSYINANQVPYKYIVPVNERNSQIDRNLHYKHFRLAEQYLIYAEAVLQSDPDEAMRILNVLREKRGAELLTTRPDKLEILKERRRELFCESLRFYDLKRLSSELNLVVERANGSVLTANSPLYVWDVPKEETNSNPYIF from the coding sequence ATGAGAAGAAATATAGTAATAGCACTTTGTTGTACAATGGTTTTTGCAAGTTGTGATTTGTTGGATATTACACCTAAACATGTGGTGTCAACAGAAAAAGCTTTTGATGATGTGGAATCATACAGGATGGCATTAAATAATGTTTACCTTACATTGACATCGTCTGTGATGAATATGCAAACCACTGATTATGCATCTGATGATTTTAAAAATGTGATTAGTGGGTATGCTGCCTCTAATTACTATGTTTATAATTGGGATTATCAGTCTCAACCACAGCCATATATATGGAGCTATCAGTACCAGTTGATTGCGCGTGAAAATGTATTGATAGATAATTATGGTATTGTTCCGGCTGAGAATGAGGCCAACCAGGATGAGATTGATCAGATATATGCCCAGGCCTTGGGTTTAAGAGCATGGTCTCTATTTAATATCGTTCAAATTTATGCACCACACTACGATGGAAGTAATGGAGGAGAGGAGGGGATTCCTTTAAAAGTACATCTGGAACTGGAGTATTTACCAAAGTCTGATCTGGAGGAGGTGTATAACCAGATATTTGGCGACCTGGAAAAAGCCGAGACCTTGCTCACAGAGAGTGCATATTCACCGTCATCATCAGATAAAAGTTACGAATTTGGTTTGGATGCGGTGAGAGCCCTGCGAGCCAGAGTCGCCCTTTTTATGGGCGATATGGAAACCGCACTGGAGGCTTCCTCCCATTTTATTGATACCGAATTATTGGATAAAGAGGATTATTGGATGTTATGGGAAGATCAATTTGGTTCGGCCAACAAGGAAATACTGTTTATGACCCATGATCTAAGCGATACGGATGATGCGGAATTGATTGATTATCATGAGATATATGAAAATAATGGCGTGCTTTTGAGTGATGAACTGGTCAATAGTTTTGGTGAGGATGATATACGAAAAGAGTCCTCTTATATCAATGCCAATCAAGTACCTTATAAATACATAGTGCCAGTAAATGAGAGAAATAGTCAAATAGATCGTAATTTACATTACAAGCATTTTCGTTTGGCTGAGCAGTACTTAATATACGCTGAAGCTGTGTTACAAAGTGATCCTGATGAAGCCATGCGTATTTTAAATGTACTAAGGGAAAAAAGGGGGGCTGAATTACTGACTACTAGACCTGATAAATTGGAAATACTTAAAGAGCGTAGAAGAGAGTTGTTTTGTGAAAGTCTTCGTTTTTATGATTTAAAACGTTTGTCCTCTGAATTAAACCTTGTGGTAGAAAGAGCAAACGGTAGTGTATTAACAGCTAATTCACCTCTTTATGTATGGGATGTTCCCAAAGAAGAGACGAATTCTAATCCGTATATCTTTTAA
- a CDS encoding SusC/RagA family TonB-linked outer membrane protein has protein sequence MMNLIMRHIKKYVSLFTLLVGLWCCCSFSAGAQEIRKVEGIVTDAETGETLIGVAVILKNTTSGVITNYEGHYSFGGLVSESVLQFSYVGYETKEVRVGTRAIIDIQLESVSHDLDAVVVFGENQKDVRMITGSVGKIDTKVFSAGTPAGSFDQLLQGQVAGLAIQSSGEPGEKATIRIRGNNSLGIRAKDDAELVSANRANEPLYILNGSPITSDVFSTINPDDIVDIRVLKDGLSTVEYGTRGANGVIEIKTKRGIVGKTVYNVRYQHTVKPISDLGGISLMKSSEKLALERELEIVSGLGYIYSPAPGDSEEEIFIKNKRYQELESNNTNWLKELSRIAQVKDLQLSISGGADDTRYYLSTSYYDEQGGYDASWAKRFTTRFNLDHNLNENVSIGFDSSVGRSKRSKSTTSPASLIYTLQPYETTATTDFIARNPISISGQYFEDPFEELNGRYSELTSWRVDLNTNLNWAVWDGLNLNAKVGITYNDGENNTVTLANRLVEEAGKIKGAGAFGKNESKSFISRVNLSFDYNKHIGDHSFSLSGGSEYIHTNSWGFGFNSIGISDKVDPEIGVNPDATVSTSKFYDALLGFYARGNYNFNSKYNLTGSFRYDGSSILPEDKQFVPAWGVGAAWNVQKETWFAPLHIFDQFKLRASYGVNYNSGGIRQTLGLPFYDFTNSDTYRGERVINLVEFWNSDLKFERAKQWSLALDFGLLNHRIYGTIEGYIKNTDDLLATVDIPSSNGYSSLLRNIGKLRNRGIELQLSAVTIRTDDFRWTTSVNFAYNDNEITDLYLQDEIKVGTEGYFKVGEAINSAYVKHWAGVNPVNGVPIYYDENKRLVSSGVAPQMTGFGTYTHPVNGGLTNIFNYGDLEISTLFTYAWGGVNYNNLKARMISNVKNGEIPYDGFMDDIWLNPGDEKPLPYPKFFSDTSVNSLFVENASYVRWKNIIVRYNLGDHLNIKGVSAFNITAQANNLLTITAYEGIDPEISGIGQPLPKSFTLGLDVTF, from the coding sequence CACCAATTACGAGGGACATTATAGTTTTGGAGGACTGGTTTCTGAAAGCGTATTGCAGTTTTCGTATGTTGGTTACGAGACCAAGGAAGTAAGGGTTGGAACCAGAGCTATTATTGATATTCAGTTAGAATCTGTTTCACACGATTTAGACGCAGTGGTGGTCTTCGGAGAGAATCAGAAGGATGTTCGTATGATTACCGGATCGGTTGGAAAAATTGATACCAAAGTATTTTCCGCGGGAACACCCGCCGGTTCTTTCGATCAATTGCTCCAGGGACAGGTGGCTGGCTTAGCTATTCAATCCAGCGGTGAGCCTGGAGAAAAGGCAACGATACGTATTCGAGGTAATAATTCGTTGGGGATCAGAGCAAAAGATGATGCTGAGTTGGTTTCGGCGAACAGAGCCAATGAACCATTGTATATTTTAAATGGATCGCCCATCACTTCAGATGTTTTTAGTACCATTAATCCAGATGATATTGTGGACATACGGGTGCTTAAGGATGGATTATCCACTGTTGAATATGGAACAAGGGGAGCCAACGGAGTGATTGAAATTAAAACCAAACGAGGTATTGTTGGGAAAACAGTTTATAATGTGCGTTATCAACATACGGTAAAACCGATCTCCGATTTGGGAGGAATCAGTTTAATGAAATCATCAGAAAAGCTGGCCTTGGAACGAGAGTTGGAAATTGTTTCGGGATTGGGATATATTTATTCACCAGCACCCGGTGATTCCGAAGAGGAGATTTTTATTAAGAATAAAAGATATCAGGAACTGGAATCTAATAATACCAACTGGTTGAAAGAATTGTCGCGTATAGCACAGGTAAAAGATTTGCAACTTAGTATTTCAGGTGGGGCAGATGATACGCGTTATTATTTGTCTACCAGTTATTATGATGAGCAAGGCGGCTATGATGCCTCATGGGCGAAGCGTTTTACCACACGTTTTAATTTAGATCATAACTTAAATGAGAATGTCTCTATTGGTTTTGATTCATCTGTAGGACGTAGTAAGCGCTCAAAATCAACGACATCACCCGCTAGTCTTATATATACCTTGCAGCCCTACGAAACAACAGCTACTACCGATTTTATTGCACGAAATCCAATTTCAATCAGTGGACAATACTTTGAGGATCCATTTGAGGAATTGAATGGACGTTATTCAGAACTGACTTCGTGGAGGGTGGATCTGAATACAAATTTGAATTGGGCCGTATGGGATGGTCTTAATTTGAATGCAAAAGTTGGAATTACCTATAATGATGGAGAAAATAATACGGTTACTTTGGCAAATAGACTGGTAGAGGAGGCCGGAAAGATCAAGGGCGCAGGAGCTTTTGGAAAGAATGAATCCAAGTCATTCATATCCAGGGTGAATTTGAGCTTTGATTATAACAAACATATAGGCGATCATTCTTTTTCTTTGAGTGGAGGATCGGAATATATTCATACCAATAGCTGGGGATTTGGTTTTAATAGTATTGGAATATCGGATAAGGTAGACCCTGAAATAGGGGTTAATCCGGATGCAACGGTTTCCACTTCAAAATTTTACGATGCCTTGCTGGGCTTCTATGCACGGGGTAATTACAATTTTAACTCTAAGTATAACCTGACCGGCTCTTTTCGTTATGATGGGTCTTCTATTCTTCCCGAAGATAAGCAGTTTGTTCCTGCTTGGGGGGTAGGTGCAGCCTGGAATGTGCAAAAGGAAACTTGGTTTGCTCCTCTGCACATCTTCGATCAATTTAAGCTACGAGCTTCATATGGTGTTAATTATAATTCTGGCGGTATTCGTCAAACATTGGGATTGCCATTTTATGATTTTACCAATAGTGATACTTATAGAGGTGAGCGTGTTATTAACCTGGTGGAGTTCTGGAATTCTGATTTGAAGTTCGAAAGAGCGAAACAATGGAGTTTAGCGCTGGACTTTGGCCTTCTTAATCATCGTATCTATGGAACCATAGAAGGATATATAAAAAATACGGATGATTTGTTGGCTACCGTTGATATACCGTCTTCTAATGGCTACTCTTCGCTATTACGTAATATTGGTAAGTTACGAAATAGAGGTATAGAGTTGCAGTTGAGTGCCGTGACCATTCGTACCGATGATTTTCGTTGGACCACCAGTGTGAATTTTGCTTATAATGACAATGAAATCACTGACTTATATTTACAGGACGAAATTAAAGTGGGTACTGAAGGTTATTTTAAAGTAGGAGAAGCCATTAATTCGGCTTACGTGAAACATTGGGCAGGAGTGAATCCTGTAAATGGAGTGCCCATATATTACGATGAGAACAAAAGGTTAGTCTCTAGTGGGGTTGCACCCCAGATGACAGGCTTTGGTACTTATACGCATCCGGTGAACGGGGGGCTTACGAATATTTTCAATTACGGCGACTTAGAGATTTCTACATTGTTTACATATGCTTGGGGAGGTGTGAATTATAACAACCTAAAAGCAAGAATGATTAGTAATGTGAAAAATGGGGAGATTCCTTATGATGGTTTTATGGATGATATTTGGTTGAATCCGGGTGATGAAAAACCCTTGCCTTATCCAAAGTTCTTCTCGGATACCAGTGTTAATTCTTTATTTGTTGAGAATGCTTCATACGTGCGATGGAAGAATATTATTGTTCGTTACAACCTGGGTGATCATCTTAATATCAAAGGAGTCTCGGCGTTTAATATTACAGCACAAGCAAATAACTTATTAACAATTACAGCCTATGAGGGTATTGATCCTGAAATTTCAGGTATAGGCCAACCTTTGCCTAAATCGTTTACTTTAGGATTGGATGTTACTTTTTAA